atagatgtatgcagcgacaactgcatgatttattggagggcggatgaacagcgggttacatgcaaattttgtggaaagcctcgttataaagatacgagtggaagagttccagtgccatataaaaggatgtggtatttgcctttgacggaaaggttgcagaggttgtatctgtctgaacgcacagcgcaaccaatgagatggcatgcggagcactcaacagatggtgagatcagacatccttcagatgaaAAAGcatggaagcatttccaatcaaagtatcccgactttgcgtatgagagaagaaatgtctaccttggtgcatgtactgatggtttcagcccgtttggcaagagtggaagacagtattctctatggccagtcattcttacaccatacaacctacccccaaacttgtgcttgcgacgagagtttttgtttctctcgattctcgttcccggaccagagtatcctaagagatcacttgatgtgtttctttagccactaatatatgagttgcaacaactatgggctcaaggtgctgaaacatacgatgtttcgtgtaaagaaaactttcaaatgcgggcagtactaatgtggacaaatatttcgcgaaaattgaaattggaattccgaggaaattccgacggaaactatccgtcggaccctaggttttataaccacgagccgcttcttcttccctatttctctcttcttcctctccggcttctctccctcctctccggcgatcttccccttctctccgacgatatctccggcgaatcctctctaaacctacacaaatcatgtaaggaccctatcccactctcttaggttctatttgttaggtttttgtgtagatttgatagatttttgttagggtgattggttaggattgtgatttggttgtataataggtttagaattgtgatttggttgaataatttgttttgttgaattgatttagaattttcttataaattttttattttttttgtatttataaaatcgatttttgtatataaattcgatttttgtgtataaattcgatttttgtattttacaaaataatttttgtatataaattcgattttttggattttacaaaacgttttttgtatataaattcgattttttggattttacaaaacatttttaatatctttaaaactttttttgtgattaaaaactattatttgggatttaaaaaaaaataatatatatatatatatatatatgtatatataaatttctatatttattaaacatttttaatattattaaaactattttttgtaattattaaactattttttatttattaaaactattttttgtttattagaactatttttatatatttattaaacatttttaatatctataaaactttttttgtgattaaaaactattatttgggatttttttaaaaaacaaaaaaaaattaatttatatatttctatatttattaaatatttttttttttaatttacaggtctcatgatgatcagacccggtctcgacagcgtcgtggtcgtggtggtatggggagccagtctcggaattccagccattttcaggattccccttcgccccacagctcctaccatacatctccctctgctgcacccgctcctgctcctctcgctcccgctcctgctcctccgggtcctccgggtcctccgggagtgatgagtgttgcggagttgattcgacagcccggtcgtgaccatcttccctatctcactccgtatccacgtggacggggtcaaacatggtaattaaacatattttttttcattaaaatttgattcattattaagcgtttgttctttttattaggttcaaccgatccgggaacgggatcagcgcatggatcaaccgtatgatgtactcggccctcgacaagggacatccgactttcactcacttccctaccgacaagcagcatctgtggtttcgtcagtttgcggtaaatattctaattttttacttatatttttaatctttaatataaattttctactaattgtgtttttttttcagcaagaattcaactggaattccgatgagacgctctttatctatcaccacttcgtccgtaaagttatggacaactatgggaagcagatccacgagtgggagaagaagtgggaaatcaacaaggtttgtttttaatttattaaacaattttttaatttattaaacaattttttaatttattaaactattttctttttttttttattaaaaggttccaaagtcgataaacaacacggtctggacggagttgtgtgcgcattgggatatgGAAGAGAcgaaaaaaacttcttccaccaactccaccaaccgcaggagcgaccgtaaagggaagggcgtcttcaagcataacttgggtgctcaatctattgcctctctgggagatcgcatggtaagttcagtcgctttttcttcaattatttaagttttgaaattttattttttgtgcatttcttctaatttctaatgtttctttaatttatgtttttttcaaggcggaagaaaatgatggcgagccggttgatgatctcgccctaatgaagagggcgtataccaacaagaagaccggccagattgatgacggtcttgtgagggaagtggtcagcctggtccaaactcaggtgcaagacgaagtgtctcagcttcaaaccgaggatgacaattcaacggcttcgaccaacttgtcccggttttgaatcaacgaaatcgttgaatccgtaagttcttttttttttaagttcaattcatttatttcttgatttaaatttggctattttctatttcagttggttccaaagaagaaggaacgtttggtcggtttgggtcgtcgcacccggttggttcctccttcttctgcaccaccgccctttgttgatccagaagtacttacggctcagttgaaggacaaggatgatcgtatatctttgttggagacccagatggcggctcaacaggcgggctatgaggcacagaggaggctgaaagCAAATGATGgggatgatgcagaggatgtacccgaacgaggtgttcccgatcgtcccagacccgtagtttttttttttttttcaaaaactcggaatgttttatttttatttgtacaactttgaatattatctaatatgttttcaattttaattttatattttcgaatttaaatttcaaaatttttattttaaaaaaaaattaattttttttaaaattccgaggaaatgaactctcggaatataccgagggacttattcctcggaatataccgagggacttattcctcggaatataccgagggactcgttcctcggaattttccggcGGCTCCGTTCCTCcgaaattcccgatgaaaattccgaggaacatttcgtcggaacttccgaggattggaccaccGGAAAATCCATCAAAATATCCCgtggaagttctccctcggtatattccgaggagctttccgacgaactggtggtcctcggagttttcacggaaatttgtttcctcggaattccgtcggaaatttctgaggaaattccgaggaaaattgaATTTCCGTGGAGTtttttccgaggacttgtttcgtcggtatgtcgtcggtatgttgtcggaataacgttattccgacgacataccgacgattttttccctcagtatgtcgctgttttcttgtagtgttatatTTCACAGGATTTGAATTCGGCTAGAAAATCTTGttggttcggattagggttccaaagacCAAGATGGAGCCGCATACTGATTCTGCGACAGAGGGCGCGTCAGAGATCGGATCGTCAAACTGTTTGTGTTCTGGATTCGTCTTGTCAAGGGCTTCAAGTTGATATGTGGATAGTCGTCTGGCTCCTCAGGGTTTgagagatcgatcgattttaagttgcgccatatttagggtttatgtgtgacggattttaggttagagTTAGGGGTTGGCGATTTTCTTTTTCAGGGTTTTTGGAGtcttcgtgctgataacgtgttataaaagaatgGAGAATTTTATCACTCTTATTAATGAATCATAAGGTCCCTTTATAtagggattacaagatagagataaaaggaaagagtacaaatcctaATCCAACAGGAAATATgaaaactactaaaacatagaaaaggaaaacatccTAAGTTCTAAGTCGGCTAGGTcattggccgactctctctcctccttgcgGCCGCGGCTAGGCTTGATGTGGCCGACAGGCTTTCTCCttttgtcttggttaatggcaatccactccatgatttataacaataaatcaattgatggatgtccataaccggcccggtccataaccggcccattcacttagagagagacggcccaaccctagagagagagtcggccacgacttggagagagagagagagagagagagagagagagagagagagagagagaggcggcttggagaaaagaaaaccatctttccttttccttgtatttgttatctttccattattatgtattagtagttttcctaatcctagtaagtttaggttttggatactttcctttttacttatcttgcaatcccctatataaagggaacacttattcattaatgataTACAGAAACATTCAACTCTAAATCTattgtttcacaacacgttatcagcacgatagtttCTAAACTCCCTGAGCcaaaatcgaaaaccctaaataCCTAATACTAGCCGGcgaccctaaaccctaacccgacgaaccctaatctgtTCTTGCAAGCATTCCAGCTCGTGTTCATCCGATCAGCCCCAACCCTAAGTCGTTCCTGATACTAGACGAACTCAGCCTCAGCTCCATCCATTCTCAGCTTGCATCCCGGACAGCTACAGCTCCCGTTCGCAACCCGATAGACGCGTCCCGTTCCTGCTCGCGACAACATCAGCCTCAATCCGTTCCTGAGCCGTTCGCGACCTGATAGAAGACAGCTCACGTCCGTCCAGCTCGGTCCCGTTCCTGTCCAGCTCGaggttctcttggtggtccggtttctacaatctACAAAACTAAGGTAAttcgaattctaagaacatgaATCGAatctggttgttttgtaaagaatgaaaccctaaactataatctctaaagatgaaagccataggacaaatagatcaaaccctaaagagtaaatcgaagctcaaaTAAGTCCGatcccctaaaccctaattcgagattgatccattgatcaattaaaatcaaagtcttaatgattttgaatctcaaatcaaacccTCTTGATCTAAGATCAACTTGTTCCCATAAACCCTAATTTGGATAATcggttttaattgtttttgatttgaatcttgattgattgtttgatcacctagaactattaTTAGGATTTTTTAAACTCGAATCTGAATTACTTGACTTGTttaaactcaaaccctaaatAGACTTGATAGTACTTGATCATATCACctcatggccgtgtggccttacTGTTTTCATACCCGAATTTGATCATTCCTCATGAATTGCAAATTACACTTTGAATTTCATCCTAGGAATGGTATTGAATTTGATCAAATAGCAGCGTGGCTTGTTCCTTGCTTGGCCGTATGTTTGAAACTAAAAatgttaggattgcaattacatgTCAAACTAAATGCATAAAGATTGAATTAAATACATTTATAGCCGTGCGGCTTGTCTATTCTTCTGtcttggccgtgaggcataTATATTGGCCATTAGGCCTGCTTGCTTGTTTAAACCTAAAACCATATATGTTTAAACCCtattcctaaaaatattaatctatgatttcagatgtcgaaaatcaataacttggattttgctgccctaaatctctctggagataattaccttcAGTGGAcgcttgatgctaagatcatcttgaAATCCAAGGGTCTCGGgaatgtatcaccgagaacAGTGATCCTAATGAGAAGGATCGTTACAGAGCCATCAtgatcattcgtcatcatctagttgagagtctcaaggatcaataTATAACCATTGAGAACCTACTAGATCTTTGGAACaaattgaaatcgagatatgatcaccagagaacggtgatcttaccTAAGGCTCGGTCTGATTGGAGAGATCTAAGAATCCAAGACTATATgtccgtggacgagtataactcgaCCATGTTTAAGATCGTTCAAAGTTGAAACTATGTGGTGAAAGTATTATGAAtgaggatatgcttgagaaaaccttttccactttccacacaagcaatATGCTGTTACAACAACAATACAGAGAGAAAGGTTTTAAGACCTATGCtgatcttatttcttgtctcttgcttgGTGAGCAGAATAATGAGTTATTAATgagaaacagtgagatgagacctgTTGGCTCAGCAGCACCACCTGAAGCACACAATATTGAGGACGATAAAGAGTCCCACCATGTCCAAGGAAACGGCTATCATAGCCGTGGTCAAGGTAGGCGGAATGGACGTGGCTGTGGCCGAGGTTCCTTTGGCCGCGGACGAGGTAATCAGAATGGACGAGATCATGGACATGATCGTGGCTCATTTGGAAGAGGCCATGGTCGTGGACGTGGGTCTTCATTTAAGCCTCAACACTCGACCAAATCAAgtaaatcagtgtgccatagatgtggaatggacaatcattgggctaagacttgtagaACTCCAAAGCATCTTGTTGAGCTTtatcaagagagtttgaaagggaagaatcctgaagcccatatggtttatcaagacaaTGAAAAAGACTTCGATCATGAcaaggacgatcttatggattatgaaattTCAGATTGTCTTAAAGACTGAAGATAGATTTTGACATTTGTTATCTAAATTCTATGTTTTGGGGTTTTTAAATTCTATGTTGTCTTTTATTTTGAACTTGTTTTAAAGacctatataataaaataaaagttttcctTTATATATGAAGTCTTTAAGTTGCATCCTTTTGAATCTTGTTTTAGAAATGAACGAGAACAAGGATGTACTCGTTGTGGACAGTGGGTCAAGCCACATGATTTTTAAAGATAAGAGATACTTCATAAATCTAACTCTTAAAAACGCCAACATCTCAACCATTGCGGGTATTGCTAGCCTCATAGAGGGGAACAGCCAGGCCAGTGTCCTGTTGCCTATGGgtacacatcttgagatatCAGATGTCTTGTATTCACCCAACTCTAAGAGAAGTCGAttaagctttaaagacattcgatTGAATGACTATCATATTGAGACCAAGGGAGAAGGACACAAAGAGTTCCTCCAGATCATTGATCTCGCCCAAGGTTATAAGAAAGTCTTAGAATCCATACCCGCACTATCTACTGGCCTTTACCATACTAaagtcagtatgatcgaggccaatgcCATTTTTAAAGAGGCATTGGACAATTTCACTCTATGGCACGACCGGTTTGGTCATCCCGGTTCGTCCATGATGCGTAAACTGATCATGAGCTCAAACGGTCATTCCCTCAAAGAGAAACGAGTCATTTATAAAACGCATACAGCTCATAGCCCGACCATTCCTCATGAGGTCGCGGCTTCCGGTCTCAGCATGGGGACACGCCATCCTACATGCGGCCGAACTCATACGCATCAGTCCATCAAGTGAACACAAGTATTCCCCATTACAattacttacgggtcatgagccagacgtatcccatcttaagacattcGGCTGTGTCGTTTATGTTCCTAtagctccaccacagagaacaaatatgggacctcaaaggaggatggggatatatgtcgGATTTGATTCCCCCACGATATTAAAAtatcttgagccaactacggttgatttgtttaaggccataTATGCGAATTGTCATTTTAATGAATCCGAACATCcgaccttagggggagatagcagcaaaatgataaaagaaatttcatggaatcaaacatccattttttggcaagatcctcgaacTCAAGTGTGTGATCTTGAAgttcaaaagattatacatttacaaaagctagctaatcaattgccagattcctttgctgacccaaaaagagtgactaagtcatatataccagctgctaataCACCAatagaattgatgttcaagaggtacacaatcaagttgctacagagtctagccAGCGtgtgaaacgtggtagaccaataggttccaaagataagaaccctcggaaaataAAGAAAGGTGCAACCGAGGTTCATAAGACACCAGACATGGCCGCGGCCGATCAAGCCCTTGATGTGGCCGCGTCCAACCGTACAGTTTTAGACATAACCGGATCTGATGCCCTAGATGAGGCCGGCCCTGATGTGCCAAACAAtgattcttgggacgccaagattcaTGGTACTGATTGTGcagataataatgagatctcaatgaactatgtcttgtctgggaaACAGTGGAACAGAAAACATGTTGACATGGATGATTTATTTGCTTATGaagtagcacttgaacttatggataATGAGTATCATGAACCCATGTCTATATATGAATACATGCAAAGACCAGATTGGCTTAAgtggaaagaagccataaacgtggagttagaatcactgAGAAAGAGAGGTGTGTTTGGTCCAATAATCCAAACACCTCATGATATTAAACCAATGAGATACAAATGGGTccttgtgagaaagagaaaagagaaaggagaagttgtgagatataaagcacgacttgttgcacaaggattctcacagagacctggaattgattatgaggagacatactcccatgtggtggatgctacgacCTTCAGATTTTTGATAAGTCTGGCCGTGAGAGAGGGTCTGAatttgcggttaatggatgttgtaaccgcatacctatatggtccactggataatgacaTTTATATGAAAGTCCCAGAGGGTAtagaattgaaaaacaaagaaaaatctcGAGACCAACATTGTATTAAGTTGGATAAATCTCTTTATGGACTGAAATAATCCAGAcaaatgtggtacaatagactcaGTGAGTACCTAGTAAAAGAGGGATATAGAAGtgaccctatcagtccatgtattttcataaagaaattcgaaaatCAAGGGTTCGTGattatagcagtgtatgttgatgatctgaacATCCTTGGAATATCTgaagagatttcccaaacagttgaataccttaagaaggaatttgagatgaaagatctcgggaaaacgaaattctgtttgggattacagcttgagtacataagtGATGGTATCCTTGTGCATTAGAAGGCTTACATATAGAAAGTACTCAATAGGTTTAATATGGCCGATTGTCATCCTCTGTCcagtcccatggtcgtgagatcACTTGGTCCGGACACTGATCCCTTCCATCCCAAGATGGATGATGAGGACGTCCTTGGTCCTGAAATGccttatctcagtgccataggagctttgatgtaCTTGGCAATTCATACATGGCCTGATATAGCCTTTGCCGTGAATCTATTGGCCAGGTTCAGCTCCTGTCCGACCCTAAGGCACTGGAACGaaatcaaacatgttcttcgttacctacaaggaacgaaagacttgggtctgttttatactaaccataataaggatggtttagttggctttgctgatgctggttatctatcagatccacatcaagctAGATCACAGACTGGATATGTTTTTACACATGGAGGTGCCATATCATggtgttccatgaaacaaactatcGCATCTTCCAATCACTCGAAGATACGAGCcattcatgaggccagccgcgaggtcgtgtggttgaggtcgatgacccaacatATCCGATCAGATTGTGGGATGGTCGAATGCAAAGAGCCGACCACTATCTTCGAGGACAATGCGgcttgcattgctcagctcaaagaTGGTTCTATAAAAAGATATAGGACAAAGCATAttttgcctaagttcttctttacccaCGATTTACAAAATACCAGAGAGGTCAAAGTGATCCAAGTTCGGTCCAGTGATAACTCGGCCGATTATTCACTAAGGCacttcctacctgcacgttcaggaagctcacgcatcagattgggatgcgtaggctgaaAGACCTCCACTGAgattcacatcagggggagtagtacgtattgtactctttttccttcatcatgttTTTGTGCCACTGGGTTTTTcatgataaggttttaatgaggcaacattaagcgtattaaaatccatgtatggttatggcatccaagggggaatgttataaatcaattgatggatgtccataaccggcccggtccataaccggcccatacacttagagagagagacggcccaaccctagagagagagtcggccacgacttggagagagagagagagaggcggcttggagaaaaggaaaccatctttccttttctttgtatttgttatctttccattattatgtattagtagttttcctaatcctagtgagtttaggttttggatactttcccttttatttatcttgtaatctcatatataaagggaacacttattcattaatgataTACAGAAACATTCAGATCTAAATCTATTGTTTCACAacattgttataaatcaattgatggatgtccataaccggcccggtccataaccggcccatacacctagagagagagacggcccaaccctagagagagagtcggccacgacttggagagagagagaggcggcttggagaaaaggaaaccatctttccttttctttgtatttgttatctttccattattatgtattagtagttttcctaatcctagtgagtttaggttttggatactttcctttttacttatcttgtaatcccatatataaagggaacacttattcattaatgataTACAGAAACATTCAGCTCTAAATCTattgtttcacaacacgttatcagcacgatagtttTTAAACTCCTTGAGccaaaatcaaaaaccctaaATACCTAATACTAGCCGGCGATCTTAAACCCTaacccgacgaaccctaatctgtTCTTGAAAGCATTCCAGCTCGTGTTCATCCGATCAGCCCCAACCCTAAGGCGTTCCTGATACTAGACGAACTCAGCCTCAGCTCCATCCATTCTCAGCTTGCATCCCGGACAACTACAGCTCCCGTTCGAAACCCGATAGACGCGTCCCATTCCTGCTCGCGACAACATCAGCCTCAATCCGTTCCTGAGCCGTTCGCGACCAGATAGaagacagctcgcgtcccgttcctGTCCAGCTCAaggttctcttggtggtccggtttctacaatctACAAAACTAAGGTAAttcgaattctaagaacatgaATCGAAtatggttgttttgtaaagaatgaaaccctaaaatataatctttaaagatgaaagccataggacaaatagatcaaaccctaaagaGTAAATCGGAGCTCGAATAAGTCCGATCCCCTAAACCCTgattcgagattgatccattgatcaattaaaatcaatcaaagtcttaatgattttgaatctcaaatcaaacccTCTTGATCTAAGATCAAGTCGTTCCCATAAACCCTAATTTGGATAATcggttttaattgtttttgatttgaatcttgattgattgtttgatcacctagaactattaTTAGGATTGTTTAAACTCGAATCTGAATTACTTGACTTGTttaaactcaaaccctaaatAGACTTGATAGTACTTGATCATATCACCTCATGGCCATGTGGCCTTACTGTTTTCATACCCAAATTTGATCATTCCTGATGAATTGCAAATTACACTTAGAATTTCATCCTAGGAATGGTATTGAATTTGATCAAATAGCCGCGTGGCTTGTTCCTTGCTTGGCTGTATGTTTGAAACTAAAAATGTTAGGATTGCAATTGCATGTCAAACTAAATGCATAAAGATTGAACTAAATACATTCATGGCCGTGAGAAAGGTTTTAAGACCTATGCtgatcttatttcttgtctcttgctttCTGAGCAGAATAATgagaaacagtgagatgagacctgTTGGCTCAGCAGCACCACCTGAAGCACACAATATTGAGGACGATAAAGAGTCCCACCATGTCCAGGGAAACGGCTATCATAGCCGTGGTCAAGGTAGACGGAATGGACGTGGCCGTGGCCGAGGTTCCTTTGGCCGCAGACGAGGTAATCATAATGGACGAGATCATGGACATGATCGTGGCTCATTTGGACGAGGCCTATGGTTGTGGACGTGGGTCTTCATTTAAGCCCCAACACTCGACCAAATCAAgtaaatcagtgtgccatagatgtggaatggacaatcattgggctaagacttgtagaACTCCAAAGCATCTTGTTGAGCTGtatcaagagagtttgaaagggaagaatcctgaagtccatatggtttatcaagacaaTGAAAAAGATTTCGATCATGAcaaggacgatcttatggattatgaaacttcagattgtcttaAAAACTGAAGATAgatttcgacatttgtaatctaaattcTATGTTTGCCTGGTCGTCGTAAGAGCTTTGCTGATATCATTCAGGTACTGCTTGATTCTAtcacttaatttaattttacattaaaGAAGATTCTCTCTTTAACACTTTCTTTTGTGTTCAAGCGGCCTCATTCGGCAGGGAACCATCCGATAGCAGAAGACATCCATGCCATTTCTTCTGGTATAGCTTCAGAAAGGACAAGAAGATTACAAGAGTCTGATGTAAGTTCGGTGAATCTTTTGAGGGAGACAGATTCACTCTCTATAGAGGCTATTGCTAGTGAAGATCCTTTTACCTCTGAGTTGAGCTCACAAAGCTTTACCAACACGCAGAATGAGAGATCAAATGCGAGGGTAGGGAGCCGCGAGGACAACAGTCTATCTGCTTTTGGTGCTTCTGGTCCATCCTCTGCTGCTTCTAGAATGTGGGGGAACCAAGAAGAGCCAAGGAGAATGCCTGTTCAATACACACCTTCATCATACCAGATTCAAGCTACTTCGCCACAACAAATGACCTATCCGAGGATGGGTGGTAGTGGCACACACAACATGATGCAGAACTTGCCTAGGATTGCAACTGGAGAGGTACGTTCGAGTTTCCAATCTCCTCACGGTTTGACATCGCCTCCTATGTATACATCAACCGCAGGTTATATGACATCTCTGAGCCCGTTTTACAATCATAACTTTCAGTCCTCGGGTATGTACCTCCCTCAGTATAATTACAGCGGTTACCCTCCTGTCTCTGGCGTTGTCTC
This region of Brassica napus cultivar Da-Ae chromosome C5, Da-Ae, whole genome shotgun sequence genomic DNA includes:
- the LOC125587979 gene encoding pumilio homolog 5-like: MWGNQEEPRRMPVQYTPSSYQIQATSPQQMTYPRMGGSGTHNMMQNLPRIATGEVRSSFQSPHGLTSPPMYTSTAGYMTSLSPFYNHNFQSSGMYLPQYNYSGYPPVSGVVSQYMSGYPSHEATIPMPYDISSPSSGYNNSFSRGSFSPTAQNTPLVDPFQLQYYQQAQAEAYAPSNMYLRAATFFRSF